In Armatimonadota bacterium, a single genomic region encodes these proteins:
- a CDS encoding GNAT family N-acetyltransferase, which yields MIIDWREADHNKILDLWNQFHPERYRIDADSLRINTVDADTFDWGASLVDVDFDGDIRAFISIKKAPAKHHKVGDPDAVHLSAIAFTDATHAIDLMSDAKKTLRQRGVTSILFGMDSRHFWPGVPTDFPALNNFLTIEGFDLSGEYFDIERDISNYQPPRPMPTENVEFRVLTPDDRRSLERFFDREFPGRWRYDILWKIEREDGYNGLIGLFHKGEVHGFAVIQDSNTKFPIGGAVWRHDLGDHWGALGPIGVSQQVRGEGWGGALLSAGLLELKARGTIQCIIDWTTLGEFYGKHGFEKTRIYRSAKLTI from the coding sequence ATGATCATCGACTGGCGCGAAGCCGACCACAACAAGATTCTCGACCTCTGGAACCAGTTCCACCCCGAGAGATACCGAATTGATGCGGACAGCCTGCGCATCAACACGGTCGACGCCGACACGTTTGACTGGGGCGCATCGCTGGTTGATGTCGATTTTGATGGCGACATTCGGGCGTTCATCAGCATCAAAAAAGCACCTGCAAAGCACCATAAAGTTGGCGATCCGGACGCGGTTCACCTCAGTGCAATCGCCTTCACCGACGCGACTCACGCTATCGACTTGATGAGTGACGCGAAAAAGACGCTTCGTCAGCGGGGTGTAACATCGATTCTGTTCGGCATGGATTCTCGCCACTTCTGGCCTGGAGTTCCCACCGATTTTCCGGCTCTCAACAACTTCCTCACGATTGAAGGGTTCGACCTCAGCGGCGAGTACTTCGATATCGAGCGAGACATTTCGAACTACCAACCGCCGCGACCAATGCCGACGGAGAATGTAGAGTTTAGGGTTCTGACTCCAGATGACCGACGGAGCCTTGAGCGGTTTTTCGACCGAGAATTCCCGGGCCGCTGGCGTTACGACATCCTTTGGAAGATCGAGCGCGAAGATGGTTATAACGGCCTGATAGGGCTCTTCCACAAAGGTGAAGTCCATGGCTTCGCGGTGATTCAGGATTCCAACACGAAGTTCCCAATTGGCGGAGCGGTTTGGCGCCACGACCTTGGCGACCACTGGGGTGCGCTGGGACCTATAGGCGTCTCCCAGCAAGTTCGCGGCGAGGGCTGGGGCGGGGCATTGCTGTCGGCAGGGCTACTCGAACTGAAAGCCAGGGGAACCATTCAGTGCATCATCGACTGGACAACGCTCGGCGAATTTTACGGCAAGCATGGATTCGAGAAGACCCGCATTTACCGCTCGGCGAAACTGACGATCTAG
- a CDS encoding sialate O-acetylesterase, with protein MVLPRNISVPIFGLGVPGSTVEVEFGVFRAQTLVRPEGTWKLKMPPAVAGGPFVLKMRSGGQQVVVNDVMVGDVWLASGQSNMEWPVSRCREAAEIRRDITPQIRCFKVVQTSSSAPEKEIRGNWTVGGKDAVNKWSAVATSFALDIQKATKIPIGIIQASWGGTKIEAWMSQSSLESNPKLKPIVDEYISSLGGHKDRLAEWQEKVNQWDAANEKKDPGNDGFGKGWSRAEFDDSAWPEVALPAPWEQTEGREVDGAVWYRHHFLLPPEWKGKGIRLELGFVGTDDSAYVNGLKVGGTLGRFKSRAYFIGPGVLRDGDNVVAIRVWNRSGEGGLLGPDIKLTSVDGGASLDLNTTWKTRNELVIEPPVAEGERRPVRPMGPGDRNAPSGAFHGMIAPLIPYGIKGILWYQGEANVGSADLYKNLFPTMVNDWRNRWKDPLLPFFYVQLPGFGKTAEPSKAEWAQLREAQESILNLKMTGMAPSIDLGDAETIHPLRKREVGRRLAGFALSRVYKKGTPSFCPTVISSKREAGHVRIVFQDVYGSLKTRDGEAISGLEVLNLDGSWVKANGEILRNQLLVSGDVKGVRYLWADNPSGNLVNSAGLPVAPFRVLF; from the coding sequence ATGGTGTTGCCCCGCAACATCTCGGTTCCAATCTTTGGGCTTGGTGTACCGGGTTCGACCGTCGAGGTCGAGTTCGGGGTCTTTCGCGCCCAAACGCTTGTTCGACCCGAAGGCACATGGAAGCTCAAGATGCCTCCCGCAGTGGCAGGCGGTCCGTTCGTGCTCAAAATGCGATCTGGTGGTCAGCAAGTGGTCGTCAACGACGTTATGGTTGGCGACGTCTGGCTAGCTTCGGGGCAATCGAACATGGAATGGCCAGTCTCCCGTTGCCGCGAGGCGGCGGAAATTCGACGCGATATCACTCCGCAGATACGGTGCTTTAAGGTTGTCCAAACATCCTCCAGCGCACCTGAAAAGGAGATCCGCGGGAACTGGACGGTTGGTGGCAAGGACGCGGTGAACAAATGGAGTGCCGTCGCAACTTCGTTCGCACTCGACATCCAAAAGGCGACCAAAATCCCCATCGGAATCATTCAAGCAAGCTGGGGCGGAACCAAAATTGAGGCCTGGATGAGCCAATCTTCGCTCGAATCCAACCCGAAGTTGAAGCCCATCGTGGACGAATACATTTCTTCGTTAGGTGGCCACAAGGATCGCCTCGCCGAATGGCAGGAGAAAGTGAATCAATGGGACGCTGCCAACGAAAAGAAGGATCCCGGTAACGACGGCTTCGGGAAGGGCTGGAGCCGAGCTGAGTTTGATGATTCAGCCTGGCCCGAGGTCGCCCTCCCTGCACCTTGGGAGCAAACCGAGGGGAGAGAAGTCGATGGGGCGGTTTGGTACCGCCATCACTTCTTGTTACCGCCCGAGTGGAAGGGTAAAGGGATTCGCCTAGAACTCGGCTTCGTGGGAACAGACGATTCGGCTTATGTAAACGGTCTGAAGGTCGGTGGCACCTTAGGAAGATTCAAGTCGCGAGCCTACTTTATTGGCCCCGGGGTCCTCCGCGATGGAGACAACGTCGTAGCAATAAGAGTCTGGAATCGCTCCGGCGAAGGCGGATTACTAGGACCGGACATCAAGCTCACTTCGGTCGACGGTGGAGCTTCCCTGGACCTGAATACAACTTGGAAAACTCGTAACGAACTCGTCATCGAGCCTCCAGTCGCGGAAGGTGAACGAAGGCCGGTCAGACCAATGGGGCCTGGGGATCGCAACGCACCTAGCGGAGCGTTTCACGGGATGATTGCACCCCTGATTCCATACGGAATCAAAGGGATTCTGTGGTACCAGGGCGAGGCAAACGTTGGATCAGCCGATCTTTATAAGAATTTGTTTCCGACTATGGTGAACGACTGGCGCAACCGCTGGAAAGACCCTTTGCTTCCGTTCTTTTACGTTCAACTGCCGGGATTTGGAAAGACCGCTGAACCATCTAAAGCCGAATGGGCGCAGCTTCGTGAAGCCCAAGAATCAATTCTGAATCTAAAGATGACGGGTATGGCTCCTTCCATCGATCTTGGTGACGCGGAGACGATCCATCCGCTGCGAAAGCGAGAAGTCGGTCGTCGGCTAGCAGGGTTTGCGCTTTCGCGCGTTTACAAGAAAGGCACGCCGTCGTTCTGTCCGACCGTGATTTCTTCTAAGCGAGAAGCTGGTCACGTCCGAATCGTTTTTCAAGATGTTTATGGTTCCCTCAAGACCCGCGATGGCGAGGCGATTTCCGGCCTCGAAGTGCTGAATCTGGATGGCTCTTGGGTGAAAGCAAATGGGGAGATTCTGCGCAATCAGCTACTCGTAAGCGGAGACGTCAAGGGAGTCCGCTATCTCTGGGCAGATAATCCGAGCGGAAATCTCGTGAACTCCGCTGGGTTGCCCGTCGCGCCATTCAGGGTTCTCTTTTAG
- a CDS encoding phosphoglycerate kinase, protein MSSLGDLSISNKRVLVRCDFNVPLENGEITDDRRITEALPTINYLLENGAAVILCSHLGRPKGVTPEFSLKPVAERLSELLNQDVPLLPDCVGDEVEAVCKALKPGQVVLLENVRFHPEEEKNDPEFARQLADLADVYVNDAFGTAHRAHASTAGVADYLPSAAGFLIGKEIEFLGKAVNNPDRPFVAIMGGSKVKDKIALIDNLLPKVDKLIIGGGMAYTFLKAQGKEIGKSLLDETSIEYAGQLLRDNPGKLLIPTDYIVAPEFFPTSPATTVSADGIPADQMGLDIGPESRLTFSKVIESAGTVLWNGPVGVFEMDAFAEGTMAVAQAMANCKGLTIVGGGDSAAAVEKFGFADDMSHVSTGGGASLEFLEGKELPGIAALGKVN, encoded by the coding sequence ATGAGTTCACTCGGCGACCTTTCGATCTCAAACAAACGCGTTCTCGTCCGATGCGACTTTAATGTCCCGCTGGAAAACGGGGAGATTACCGATGATCGGCGGATTACGGAGGCGTTGCCGACGATCAACTACCTCCTGGAAAATGGTGCCGCAGTCATCCTGTGTAGTCATTTGGGCAGACCTAAGGGCGTTACTCCAGAGTTCTCACTCAAGCCCGTCGCCGAGAGGCTTTCTGAGCTTTTGAATCAGGATGTGCCATTGTTGCCCGACTGCGTTGGAGATGAAGTCGAAGCTGTCTGCAAGGCACTCAAACCTGGCCAAGTTGTCCTTCTCGAAAATGTTCGTTTTCACCCCGAGGAAGAGAAGAACGATCCGGAGTTTGCGCGTCAACTCGCGGACCTTGCTGATGTCTACGTCAACGACGCCTTCGGCACTGCCCACCGGGCCCACGCCAGCACGGCTGGAGTCGCGGACTATCTCCCCAGCGCCGCAGGATTCCTGATTGGAAAGGAGATCGAATTCTTAGGGAAGGCAGTCAACAATCCAGACCGACCGTTCGTCGCGATCATGGGTGGGAGCAAAGTAAAAGACAAGATTGCCCTGATCGATAATCTTCTCCCTAAAGTTGACAAGCTCATCATCGGCGGCGGAATGGCTTATACCTTCCTGAAGGCTCAAGGCAAAGAGATCGGCAAATCGCTACTGGACGAAACCAGCATCGAATACGCCGGTCAGCTCTTACGTGACAACCCAGGCAAGCTTTTGATTCCAACCGACTACATTGTCGCGCCAGAATTCTTCCCCACGTCTCCAGCGACGACTGTCTCCGCAGACGGAATTCCGGCTGACCAAATGGGACTGGACATCGGCCCTGAATCAAGACTCACATTCTCGAAAGTCATCGAGAGCGCGGGAACCGTTCTCTGGAACGGTCCAGTCGGTGTTTTCGAAATGGACGCATTCGCTGAGGGAACAATGGCGGTCGCTCAAGCCATGGCGAACTGCAAGGGCCTCACAATTGTCGGTGGCGGAGACTCCGCAGCAGCGGTCGAGAAGTTCGGCTTTGCCGACGACATGAGTCACGTATCCACCGGAGGCGGAGCCTCGCTCGAATTCCTGGAAGGGAAGGAGCTTCCGGGCATCGCGGCACTAGGAAAGGTAAATTAG
- a CDS encoding ammonium transporter produces MSKSSMRLAGIFSLPLLAGSAFAQTSAPPAINAADSAWMIMATALVLLMTPALALFYGGMVQKKNVLNTMLLSFMMMGVISLIWVLVGYSFAFGKSSNGLIGGTEYILGRNISLKTPYGTQTIPAALFMLFQMKFAIITPALISGAIAERVRFKAYTLFMIFWSVLVYTPIACWVWNADGWLFKAGALDFAGGTVVHLASGISALALSFFLGKRKSVEAKANNIPFVLLGAGLLWFGWFGFNAGSSLAMNDIAVSAFLTTHLAAAAGMVTWMVVEMVRSPKGKVTAIGAASGLVAGLVAITPAAGYVSMPSSILIGVAAGLVCAFAIELKHKLGYDDALDVVGVHGVGGTLGALLTGALADPAINSAVEGSLKDGRGHLMVVQLQAIGATLAYAGIGTYVLAMIINKVTRLRSSESAEVKGLDHSYHGEQGYMIPGAVPTPATAEKMIEEAVISEPALK; encoded by the coding sequence ATGTCAAAATCGTCTATGCGCCTTGCGGGCATCTTTAGCCTACCGCTACTTGCCGGTTCGGCTTTTGCCCAAACGTCAGCACCGCCAGCCATCAACGCCGCCGACAGCGCGTGGATGATCATGGCGACGGCTCTCGTCCTTCTCATGACTCCTGCCCTTGCTCTGTTCTATGGAGGCATGGTGCAGAAAAAGAACGTCCTCAACACGATGCTTCTCAGCTTCATGATGATGGGCGTCATTTCGCTCATCTGGGTGCTCGTCGGGTACTCATTTGCATTCGGAAAATCATCCAACGGCTTGATTGGAGGCACGGAGTACATCCTTGGCCGAAACATCTCTCTGAAGACCCCTTACGGGACTCAGACGATTCCCGCCGCACTCTTCATGCTTTTTCAGATGAAGTTTGCGATCATCACCCCGGCCCTTATCTCGGGTGCCATCGCCGAACGAGTGCGGTTCAAGGCGTACACGCTCTTTATGATCTTCTGGTCAGTTCTGGTTTACACGCCAATCGCCTGCTGGGTTTGGAACGCCGATGGCTGGCTCTTCAAAGCTGGTGCCCTCGACTTCGCTGGTGGAACTGTTGTCCACCTTGCCAGCGGTATCTCTGCTCTGGCACTCTCTTTTTTCCTTGGCAAGCGCAAGTCTGTCGAAGCCAAGGCAAACAATATTCCGTTCGTTCTCCTCGGAGCTGGCCTTCTTTGGTTCGGCTGGTTCGGCTTCAATGCCGGGTCGTCGCTGGCGATGAACGATATTGCCGTCAGTGCTTTCCTCACCACACACCTCGCGGCCGCCGCTGGAATGGTGACTTGGATGGTTGTCGAAATGGTCCGTTCGCCTAAGGGCAAGGTCACCGCAATTGGTGCCGCCAGCGGACTGGTTGCGGGCCTTGTTGCCATCACCCCGGCGGCTGGATACGTCTCGATGCCTTCGTCGATTCTTATCGGTGTGGCGGCAGGACTCGTGTGTGCATTCGCAATTGAACTGAAGCATAAGCTAGGCTACGATGACGCTCTAGACGTTGTTGGTGTCCATGGTGTTGGTGGAACGCTGGGGGCTCTGCTCACCGGTGCTCTGGCTGACCCGGCGATTAACAGTGCTGTGGAAGGATCGCTAAAAGATGGCCGAGGTCATCTGATGGTAGTCCAACTCCAAGCAATTGGCGCAACCCTGGCTTATGCAGGCATTGGAACTTATGTGTTGGCCATGATCATCAATAAGGTCACTCGCCTCCGAAGCTCGGAGAGTGCGGAAGTGAAGGGTCTCGACCATTCCTACCATGGTGAGCAGGGTTACATGATCCCTGGTGCGGTTCCAACGCCGGCCACCGCTGAGAAGATGATCGAAGAAGCGGTCATCAGCGAGCCTGCGCTGAAATAG
- a CDS encoding crosslink repair DNA glycosylase YcaQ family protein, protein MIDVRLLAYLGECQGLSSFTSDSSAAVLAENGWARTVGGANPYLSLFARNQASRESVDADVASLSIHEFASARGCTYLLPAEHFQVGIKCGQGYNAESALRTARSKLGVTDEEVDALKEGILLALAGGPLDAAALKEPLGSLYKHYGEAGKKIGQTTNVSLGLLALQAGAKIRRIPSDGRLDGQTYKYCLYENAPVVDEAYPQALAFRHLARLFWSWCGFASIAHFQWFSGLGVKGALSAIEGLGLIAVEGTPLLSLPSAAEAFRDFRMPADPTFRLVSGLDSLFLLRRDLSLHIFDEQVGLDVLSQRKLATLGSLNDLSTNAIVDRGRIVGLWEYDFDSKEIVWVSFVGSSSELLEEVRRVESFISTELGDARSFSLDSPKSRQPSIARLREMAAAG, encoded by the coding sequence TTGATCGATGTCCGCTTGCTTGCATACCTCGGCGAGTGTCAAGGGCTAAGCTCATTTACTTCTGACTCATCCGCAGCGGTTTTGGCTGAGAACGGTTGGGCTCGCACGGTCGGTGGCGCGAACCCATACCTCTCGCTCTTCGCCCGAAATCAGGCGTCGCGAGAATCGGTCGATGCGGATGTCGCTTCCCTTTCGATCCACGAGTTTGCCTCCGCACGAGGATGTACGTATCTGCTACCTGCCGAGCACTTTCAGGTAGGGATCAAGTGCGGGCAAGGCTATAACGCCGAGTCGGCACTTCGCACCGCCCGCTCAAAGCTCGGAGTCACGGACGAAGAAGTTGACGCACTCAAAGAAGGGATTCTCCTCGCCCTTGCAGGCGGTCCTCTTGATGCGGCTGCCCTCAAAGAGCCTCTTGGTTCTTTGTACAAACACTATGGCGAAGCGGGCAAAAAGATCGGCCAAACGACAAATGTTTCTCTCGGTCTGCTCGCGCTTCAGGCAGGGGCAAAGATCCGTCGAATCCCCTCGGACGGAAGGCTGGACGGTCAGACTTACAAGTATTGTCTCTATGAAAATGCTCCGGTCGTCGACGAGGCTTATCCGCAAGCACTTGCTTTCCGCCACCTCGCTCGACTGTTTTGGAGTTGGTGCGGTTTCGCTTCCATTGCTCATTTCCAGTGGTTCAGTGGGCTTGGTGTCAAAGGGGCACTCTCGGCAATCGAGGGACTTGGGTTGATCGCGGTTGAAGGCACGCCACTACTTAGCCTTCCGTCGGCTGCGGAAGCGTTCCGGGATTTCAGGATGCCCGCCGATCCGACTTTCCGACTCGTATCCGGATTGGATTCTCTCTTTCTGCTTCGCAGGGACTTGTCTCTCCACATCTTTGACGAGCAAGTTGGGCTTGACGTGCTTTCGCAACGAAAGCTGGCAACGCTCGGTTCGCTAAACGATCTCTCGACCAACGCAATCGTGGATCGCGGACGTATCGTCGGACTCTGGGAATACGATTTCGATAGCAAAGAGATCGTCTGGGTGAGCTTCGTGGGTTCATCTTCTGAGCTACTGGAAGAAGTCCGACGGGTCGAAAGCTTCATAAGCACCGAACTAGGCGACGCCCGTTCGTTCAGCCTGGACTCACCAAAATCGAGACAGCCAAGTATCGCTCGATTACGGGAAATGGCTGCCGCCGGGTGA
- a CDS encoding dienelactone hydrolase family protein gives MMSTFLATHLLAQGKAFDYKIGDQTFEGYAVTRSKSKPTVVVVQDWNGVNDHEIEVVERLGKLGYSAVAIDVYGKGVRPSSVQTCSAESGKYYADPGLFLSRLEGGIKAANIKGKFVAIGYCFGGTGVLELARHNVKNLAGVVSFHGGVKPLSASPAKINARVMVLHGAIDPFIEAADVEAVKAEMKKAKSFKFVAYPGAVHAFTVKSMGFEVDGAKYNRAADAASWKELTGALKTW, from the coding sequence ATGATGTCAACGTTTCTCGCTACCCACCTACTTGCTCAAGGAAAAGCCTTTGACTACAAGATTGGAGATCAAACGTTCGAGGGTTACGCAGTCACCCGTTCTAAGTCCAAGCCGACAGTCGTTGTAGTTCAGGATTGGAACGGCGTCAATGATCACGAAATTGAAGTCGTCGAAAGACTCGGCAAGCTCGGCTACTCCGCCGTTGCAATCGATGTTTATGGCAAGGGAGTCCGCCCGTCCTCCGTCCAAACCTGTTCTGCAGAAAGCGGCAAGTACTATGCAGACCCAGGTCTGTTCTTGAGTCGCCTGGAAGGCGGAATCAAGGCGGCAAACATCAAGGGCAAGTTCGTCGCAATTGGCTACTGTTTCGGAGGAACTGGGGTTCTCGAGCTTGCTCGACACAACGTCAAGAACCTTGCCGGAGTCGTTAGTTTCCATGGCGGCGTCAAGCCCCTTTCTGCTTCGCCGGCTAAGATTAATGCTCGCGTGATGGTGCTCCACGGTGCCATCGATCCATTCATTGAAGCCGCTGACGTCGAGGCCGTGAAGGCGGAAATGAAGAAAGCGAAATCCTTCAAGTTCGTTGCTTACCCTGGTGCCGTTCATGCGTTCACGGTCAAATCGATGGGATTCGAGGTTGATGGCGCCAAGTACAACCGAGCCGCTGACGCGGCTTCATGGAAAGAGCTAACCGGAGCCCTCAAAACTTGGTAG
- a CDS encoding DUF1844 domain-containing protein, protein MSESTREAPTVFDHIAVLLDQMAGVAWQKLGLQPDMVTGQIEPNLEQARVAIDVVAFLAGKLESQLDEDDKRQVQSLVRDLKINFVQKGGA, encoded by the coding sequence ATGTCCGAATCCACCCGAGAAGCCCCCACAGTTTTTGATCATATCGCTGTCCTGCTCGACCAGATGGCAGGAGTGGCATGGCAAAAGCTGGGTCTTCAACCAGATATGGTCACCGGACAGATCGAGCCGAACCTCGAACAAGCCCGCGTCGCCATCGATGTTGTCGCGTTCCTCGCAGGCAAGTTGGAGTCACAACTCGACGAAGACGACAAACGCCAGGTCCAGTCGCTGGTTCGCGATCTCAAAATCAACTTTGTTCAAAAAGGAGGCGCATAG
- a CDS encoding aminotransferase class III-fold pyridoxal phosphate-dependent enzyme, with product MPPKFPGSISASMLLEMGKYVIAEPYPFAVDIEKCHGMTLVTVDGQELFDWAGYYGSKLIAHNHPGLYEPEYLKRLQVAANNKIANPDFLTKECLDYYRLIYQNAPEVMKNKDLEVYVVNSGAEAVENMMKYMVAKYNQKCLVAGKMPGNRRFIYFDRAFHGRTVFALGVTETVDPVATKDFVGLGMGGNIKLPFPSFNSDWTEGENMANASKVLSQLESILQSMSEDIVGLIMEPIQGAGGNRVALPSFFRGLSELCNKYEIYLAFDEVQTGLGPTGKMWAIDHFDLPHRPIAVASGKKWGNGLLYMAESLEDIGILDSTWGGNTADMVRVCREVEIVKQEGLIERAAVNGALLSDGLKKVIARYAFAENVRGMGLYQGFSLDTDERKAKLVRAAREQFDLLLLGAGNRSIRTRPNLSVTAEDIEKFLGLLDQSLSLVA from the coding sequence GTGCCCCCCAAGTTTCCAGGTTCCATTTCTGCGTCAATGCTCCTCGAAATGGGCAAGTACGTCATTGCCGAGCCGTATCCGTTTGCGGTCGATATTGAGAAGTGCCACGGGATGACCCTGGTGACAGTTGATGGACAAGAACTGTTCGACTGGGCGGGTTACTACGGCAGCAAACTCATTGCGCATAACCACCCTGGCTTGTATGAGCCTGAGTATCTGAAGAGACTCCAGGTCGCTGCGAATAACAAGATTGCAAACCCGGACTTCTTGACCAAAGAGTGCCTAGACTACTACCGCCTCATCTACCAAAACGCCCCCGAGGTCATGAAGAACAAGGATCTGGAGGTCTACGTGGTCAACTCCGGCGCAGAGGCCGTGGAGAACATGATGAAGTACATGGTTGCGAAGTACAACCAGAAATGCCTCGTCGCGGGAAAGATGCCGGGTAACCGCCGGTTCATCTACTTCGACCGGGCGTTTCACGGCCGAACAGTGTTCGCCCTGGGCGTCACCGAGACAGTTGACCCCGTGGCGACAAAAGATTTTGTCGGCCTCGGCATGGGCGGAAACATCAAGCTGCCTTTCCCAAGTTTCAACTCAGATTGGACCGAAGGCGAGAACATGGCGAACGCCTCGAAGGTGCTTTCGCAGTTAGAGAGCATCCTCCAGTCGATGTCCGAAGACATTGTTGGTCTGATCATGGAGCCGATTCAAGGTGCGGGAGGCAACCGGGTGGCTCTTCCTTCTTTCTTCCGAGGTCTGAGCGAACTTTGCAACAAGTACGAGATTTACCTTGCATTCGACGAAGTCCAAACCGGACTTGGGCCGACCGGCAAGATGTGGGCGATCGACCACTTTGATTTGCCGCATCGACCGATTGCCGTGGCGAGCGGTAAAAAGTGGGGGAATGGCTTGCTCTACATGGCGGAGAGTTTGGAGGACATCGGGATTTTGGACTCGACTTGGGGAGGCAATACTGCCGATATGGTTCGGGTTTGCCGCGAGGTGGAAATTGTGAAGCAAGAGGGACTGATTGAGCGCGCCGCAGTTAACGGAGCCCTGCTTTCGGATGGCCTCAAGAAGGTGATCGCCAGATATGCCTTCGCCGAGAACGTTCGCGGAATGGGTCTCTACCAAGGCTTCTCGCTGGATACCGATGAGCGAAAAGCCAAACTCGTTCGGGCAGCCCGGGAGCAGTTCGACTTGCTGTTGCTGGGGGCAGGGAACCGCTCTATTCGGACTCGTCCGAACCTGTCGGTTACGGCAGAAGACATCGAGAAGTTTCTTGGGCTGCTGGACCAAAGCTTGTCTCTGGTGGCATGA
- a CDS encoding sialate O-acetylesterase: protein MIAISLMLLSLPQSSLRLPTLFTDHMVVQRGKPINVWGWDVPGQKVTIKLGGKSATATTDANGKFMASLPKLNAGGPFTLEVSGSGSKSISDVLVGEVWICSGQSNMEWPMSLANDREQAKKETDANVRMFTVPKLIAQAPVADVVGSWVQAKPETIDQFSAVGYAFARKLYRDLNVPIGMIHTSWGGTPAEAWTNSKYFSSSDLLKPILDRMKASDGSEERAVENYRTKVATYQTKALPIFFDTSDTAWTQAGFDDSSWESTPMPFVYPTDFDGEYRHRRVVNLTAQQAASIKTIELGPIDDFDQTYVNGKMVGQTDMMTPQFWATPRKYRIPTGTLKAGENNIAVRSYDWQGAGGFFGSESSLKLGDVSIGGTWKTMQGKPHVNIDAKTTGAQPQMPEGKNSPNYPSTLYNGMLAPLTPYSAKGFIWYQGESNAGRAVQYTALLSAMIQNWRDDFGQPKMSFYIAQLANYMAQSPTQFDSAWAELRDAQDIVGQMEGNGTATILDIGEANDIHPRNKRDVGERLARIALRRDYGKRIEWQGPRFKSISTSGDEITVNFDHAVGLRTTDGLEPRCFAIAGSDKKWKWATGRIEGNKVILKRTGGEAMVRYAWQDNPPVNLVNSDGLPAMPFRTDSLPLTTRNNR from the coding sequence GTGATCGCCATCAGTCTCATGCTTTTAAGCTTGCCCCAATCTTCACTTCGGCTTCCAACGCTTTTTACCGACCACATGGTCGTCCAGCGTGGGAAGCCGATAAACGTTTGGGGTTGGGACGTTCCCGGACAGAAGGTGACCATCAAGCTCGGCGGGAAGTCAGCGACCGCGACCACTGACGCGAACGGGAAGTTTATGGCTTCGCTGCCGAAGCTGAACGCAGGCGGTCCATTTACTCTGGAGGTTTCTGGCTCCGGTTCTAAGTCGATCAGCGACGTGCTGGTTGGCGAGGTCTGGATTTGCTCGGGGCAGTCGAATATGGAGTGGCCGATGTCGCTGGCAAACGACCGTGAGCAAGCCAAAAAGGAAACCGATGCAAACGTTCGGATGTTTACAGTCCCTAAACTGATCGCTCAAGCTCCCGTCGCCGACGTCGTAGGGAGTTGGGTTCAGGCGAAACCAGAGACGATCGACCAGTTTAGTGCGGTTGGTTATGCCTTTGCTCGCAAGTTGTATCGCGACCTCAATGTGCCGATTGGAATGATTCACACCTCTTGGGGCGGGACTCCGGCCGAAGCGTGGACAAATTCGAAGTATTTTTCCAGCAGCGACCTCTTGAAACCGATTCTGGACAGGATGAAGGCAAGCGATGGTTCGGAAGAACGGGCAGTTGAGAACTATCGAACCAAAGTGGCCACATATCAGACCAAAGCATTGCCGATCTTCTTCGATACGAGTGATACGGCATGGACTCAAGCTGGCTTTGACGATTCAAGTTGGGAATCCACTCCGATGCCGTTTGTGTATCCCACAGATTTTGACGGTGAATACCGTCACCGACGGGTCGTGAATCTCACCGCTCAGCAGGCGGCTAGCATTAAGACCATTGAGCTGGGGCCTATCGACGATTTTGATCAGACTTACGTCAATGGCAAAATGGTTGGGCAGACGGACATGATGACGCCGCAGTTTTGGGCGACTCCGCGCAAGTACAGGATTCCAACTGGGACTTTGAAAGCAGGCGAAAACAACATTGCAGTTCGATCATATGACTGGCAGGGTGCTGGAGGCTTCTTTGGATCCGAGTCCTCGTTGAAACTCGGAGATGTCAGTATTGGCGGAACCTGGAAGACGATGCAAGGCAAGCCTCACGTCAACATTGACGCAAAGACCACGGGTGCTCAACCCCAGATGCCCGAGGGAAAGAACAGCCCGAACTACCCGAGCACGCTCTATAACGGAATGCTTGCCCCTCTCACTCCCTATTCGGCGAAGGGCTTCATTTGGTATCAAGGCGAATCCAACGCGGGTCGCGCCGTGCAGTACACCGCGCTTCTGAGCGCTATGATCCAAAACTGGCGCGACGACTTCGGGCAGCCGAAGATGTCGTTCTACATTGCCCAACTTGCAAACTACATGGCTCAAAGCCCGACTCAGTTTGACTCGGCGTGGGCAGAGCTTCGGGATGCTCAGGATATTGTTGGGCAGATGGAAGGAAACGGAACCGCCACAATCCTAGATATCGGTGAGGCGAACGATATCCATCCGCGTAATAAGCGAGACGTCGGAGAACGACTAGCTCGGATCGCTCTTCGTCGAGACTACGGGAAGCGAATCGAATGGCAAGGGCCCCGCTTCAAGTCGATCTCCACATCAGGCGACGAGATCACGGTGAATTTCGATCACGCCGTCGGACTCCGAACCACGGACGGTCTGGAGCCGCGTTGCTTCGCCATCGCGGGAAGCGATAAGAAGTGGAAATGGGCCACTGGTCGGATCGAAGGGAATAAGGTTATCTTGAAGCGCACGGGAGGAGAAGCGATGGTTAGATACGCCTGGCAAGATAACCCTCCGGTGAACCTGGTGAATTCAGATGGACTGCCGGCGATGCCGTTCCGGACCGACTCACTGCCTTTGACGACCAGGAACAATCGCTAG